DNA sequence from the Posidoniimonas polymericola genome:
GTAGAGCGGAAGGTTCCTGAAGTGGCAAAGAAGCCCGATTCTTTTTTCAAGCAGGCCGGCGCCCTCCCCTACCGGTGGGACGGCGAGCGGGTCGAGATCGTCCTCATCACCTCCCGCTCGTCGGGCAACTGGATCTTCCCCAAGGGGGTCATCGACCCCGGCGAGACGCCCGAGTCGACTGCCGTCAAGGAGACCGTCGAGGAGGCCGGCGTGATCGGCGAGCTGACCGGCGACGCCCTCGGCGCCTACGAGCAGAAGAAGTGGGGCGGCGTCGCCAAGGTTAAGGTCTTCCCGCTGCTGGTGACCGAGCTGCTGGACGACTGGGACGAGTGCGAGATCCGAGAACGCCAGCTGCTGCCGATCAAGGAGGCAAAGGAGCTGATCCACGATCGGCTGACCGAGATCCTCGCCGCGTTCGAGGAGCAGGTGCTGAGCGGGGCCATCCAGCCGGCCGGGTAAGGTGAACGCGAGCTGCCGTAGGCCAGGCTGTGCCTGACGGCCTCTCGATCGGTTGGCAGACTTGTCCTACCCGGCTAGCGAAATAACCCTCCCGACAGCAAGACGTAGAAGAACATTGGGAAGGTCACGTCCGC
Encoded proteins:
- a CDS encoding NUDIX hydrolase, with protein sequence MAKKPDSFFKQAGALPYRWDGERVEIVLITSRSSGNWIFPKGVIDPGETPESTAVKETVEEAGVIGELTGDALGAYEQKKWGGVAKVKVFPLLVTELLDDWDECEIRERQLLPIKEAKELIHDRLTEILAAFEEQVLSGAIQPAG